The following proteins are co-located in the Acidianus infernus genome:
- a CDS encoding lipopolysaccharide biosynthesis protein — MNPIKNALKSLSVTATNVLIALIFFIVTAKISNPAFFGKVAIIQLLEVVTFTFFYFIPHQVITREISYLYAKKEVNKGVVGKFLSFPFLAIPVFLIFLLFPNYVKLAIPYLFLYLLNNVLVAIMIGMDMFTETAITGNLFLIIRWGISIIAVLSHNIYLFVEIWILGGVLSVLLNYSFLSRKVGLVLPSLDFAFLFKHFKEGLPLYLSSSATFLSSQGDRVTTAYLLGSYYLGLYQFSALVAGVPAMVLGALGGVLLPTASFYKALGSDEKKMSSISFRVLALISFLSVIISIPVAILVVERFFPDYTEGIRVLILLLLATTLPFPINSLTNFIIAAKKSLRPFLFLSLLNASVVLLTSFLLIPRIGIMGGAISQVIVAVISSSFILVYALRTSTFILGKREGILLTAMPLIALYEVFVDPPYLDLLLLLSVIVLFKLFKIISTEEVRLIESFLPSKLKFIASLLKVIN; from the coding sequence ATGAATCCTATAAAGAACGCGTTGAAGAGCCTCAGCGTAACCGCAACTAATGTCCTAATCGCCTTAATCTTCTTCATAGTCACTGCAAAAATTTCTAATCCAGCGTTCTTTGGGAAAGTTGCAATAATTCAACTTCTTGAAGTAGTTACTTTTACGTTCTTTTACTTTATCCCACATCAGGTAATAACAAGGGAAATATCTTACCTTTACGCAAAGAAGGAGGTAAATAAAGGGGTTGTGGGAAAGTTCCTCTCATTCCCTTTCCTCGCTATACCAGTTTTTCTAATCTTCCTACTTTTCCCAAATTACGTTAAGTTAGCGATCCCTTATCTCTTTCTCTACCTTCTGAATAATGTCCTAGTTGCTATAATGATAGGGATGGACATGTTTACTGAGACAGCAATAACTGGGAACCTTTTTCTAATCATAAGATGGGGGATTTCAATTATCGCTGTTCTCTCTCACAACATTTACTTATTCGTAGAAATATGGATTTTGGGAGGAGTACTCTCAGTCCTCCTTAACTACTCTTTTCTGTCTAGAAAAGTGGGGCTAGTCTTACCTTCTCTAGACTTTGCATTTCTGTTTAAGCACTTCAAGGAAGGCTTACCTCTCTACTTGTCTTCTTCAGCTACTTTCCTCTCATCGCAAGGGGACAGAGTGACAACAGCCTATTTGTTAGGCTCTTACTATCTAGGCTTATACCAATTTTCTGCATTAGTAGCTGGGGTTCCTGCAATGGTTTTAGGGGCTTTAGGAGGAGTCCTCTTACCTACTGCCTCATTCTATAAGGCTTTAGGTAGTGACGAAAAGAAGATGTCTTCAATTTCTTTTCGCGTCCTAGCCTTAATCTCCTTTCTGTCAGTAATTATTTCAATACCTGTTGCTATCCTGGTCGTGGAAAGGTTTTTCCCAGACTACACTGAGGGTATAAGAGTTTTGATCCTACTCCTTTTAGCTACAACCCTACCTTTTCCTATAAACTCTCTAACGAACTTCATAATAGCTGCTAAGAAGTCTTTAAGGCCCTTTTTATTCCTTTCACTGCTTAATGCTAGTGTAGTCTTACTGACTTCCTTCCTTCTAATTCCAAGAATTGGGATAATGGGGGGAGCAATTTCCCAAGTAATAGTCGCCGTTATCTCCTCTTCTTTTATCCTTGTGTATGCTTTAAGGACTTCAACATTTATTTTGGGTAAAAGGGAGGGCATACTACTGACTGCAATGCCTTTAATAGCTCTTTATGAAGTTTTCGTAGATCCTCCCTACCTCGACCTCCTTTTGCTTCTCTCGGTTATCGTTCTTTTTAAGTTATTTAAGATAATTTCTACTGAAGAGGTGAGGTTAATAGAGTCTTTTTTACCTTCTAAGCTAAAGTTTATAGCCTCGCTATTAAAGGTAATTAATTGA
- a CDS encoding glycosyltransferase → MSYVLIRAPNIFMKNCIGGAEYVTLNWLKRFKKIRYEIVPDIDSVYLDLCINKRFKKDDVLEIIDKLNLPVNNTILDYYLDCKLHNNNAYIFKKILDNEIVLDTKIGSDMLIPQFFKKHILDFVNGRPAGYDFLYYSLKYSKKYIGVLQAMGDIPLSLKFYIYHFKGLLNYLESSKEFISLLANVIKQKTWRRALIRSKDKVHILTPSKGAIKKVGLDKLDYTVIFPYVGLDSTILNYACKNKDTYAVFFARPSRIKGILEAIKIFKMARENGYLQKLYIIGGNLNDVTSKYKGETDVVSLGRISKGEVYRILSKAQVNIYPSISDAFGITILESLGVCTPVVMYYNEANYEYFSKSKLVRIVKPFNKYEFLNKIKEVRSSMEMDEYTRNLVQSHLDWNRVVNNVEERLLTILDNIR, encoded by the coding sequence ATGTCTTATGTATTGATTAGGGCTCCAAATATTTTTATGAAAAATTGCATAGGTGGAGCTGAATATGTTACGCTTAATTGGTTAAAAAGATTCAAAAAGATAAGGTATGAAATTGTACCAGACATAGATTCAGTCTATCTAGATTTATGCATAAATAAAAGGTTTAAAAAGGACGATGTCTTAGAAATTATTGATAAATTAAACTTACCTGTAAATAATACAATTTTAGATTATTATTTGGATTGTAAATTACACAATAATAACGCTTATATATTTAAAAAAATATTGGATAATGAAATTGTATTGGATACGAAGATTGGTTCAGATATGCTTATACCTCAATTTTTTAAAAAGCATATTTTAGACTTTGTAAATGGAAGACCAGCTGGATATGATTTTTTATATTATTCACTAAAATATTCTAAAAAATATATTGGCGTACTTCAAGCTATGGGCGATATACCCCTAAGCTTAAAATTCTATATTTATCACTTTAAAGGATTGCTAAATTATCTTGAAAGCTCTAAAGAGTTTATATCCTTATTAGCCAATGTTATAAAGCAAAAAACGTGGAGACGAGCCTTAATTCGTAGTAAAGATAAGGTACATATTTTAACTCCCTCAAAAGGTGCAATTAAGAAAGTTGGACTAGATAAGTTAGATTATACAGTTATTTTCCCTTATGTAGGATTAGATAGTACAATTTTAAACTATGCATGCAAAAATAAAGATACTTATGCAGTGTTTTTTGCAAGACCCTCTAGAATTAAGGGAATTCTTGAGGCAATTAAAATTTTTAAAATGGCTAGGGAAAATGGATACTTACAGAAATTATATATTATTGGAGGTAATTTGAATGATGTTACTTCAAAATATAAGGGTGAAACTGATGTAGTAAGTCTTGGGAGGATTAGTAAAGGCGAGGTATATAGGATCCTAAGTAAAGCACAAGTAAATATTTATCCATCTATATCTGACGCATTTGGTATAACTATCTTGGAATCCTTAGGTGTTTGTACTCCAGTAGTCATGTATTATAATGAAGCTAATTATGAATATTTTTCAAAGTCTAAGCTTGTAAGAATAGTTAAGCCGTTTAATAAATATGAATTCTTAAATAAAATAAAAGAGGTGAGAAGTAGCATGGAAATGGACGAATATACACGTAATCTTGTTCAGTCTCATTTAGACTGGAATAGGGTAGTTAATAATGTAGAGGAGCGTTTACTTACTATCTTGGATAATATTAGATGA
- a CDS encoding glycosyltransferase family 4 protein — MLKITFVTNRIALTGGFYYLFIITNRLYEKGYEVKIVAPGGKPWFFPQNKVEIIYPDERKIRIFKLLGKLLSLKYKSVSNFSGLDYIRAVGWKYGFDVDITSEMSKIIPESDLVIVGELFPYIWVFESRKFKKIALFPQGYPSHRVFYEKSIRNLLLYMVRYDYYISLTKIEADMVKSINPYKHTKYFIVNAGVDLDLFKAGSENRENIIMVILRDEPIKNPDLAIRTLNIVSQREKIKVVFVINNVNLIKKYKLNFDYEIYYRIPYEKLAELYRKAKVFLYTSRLEGFSLPPLEAMASGTAVVSTDNIGIREYAINGYNCLLDKEHNEENLANYVLELLRNDKLRGKIVKNGLETAKKFSWENITEKWINMLNRIEEDLK; from the coding sequence TTGCTTAAAATAACATTTGTTACTAACAGAATTGCGCTTACTGGAGGCTTTTATTATCTCTTTATAATTACAAATAGGCTTTATGAGAAAGGTTATGAAGTCAAAATTGTAGCCCCAGGTGGTAAACCATGGTTCTTTCCTCAGAATAAAGTAGAGATTATATACCCAGATGAGAGAAAGATTAGGATTTTTAAATTACTTGGAAAATTATTAAGCTTAAAGTATAAAAGTGTTAGCAATTTCTCCGGATTAGACTACATAAGGGCTGTAGGCTGGAAATATGGATTTGACGTAGATATTACATCTGAAATGTCTAAGATTATTCCGGAATCAGATCTTGTAATAGTAGGCGAATTATTTCCTTACATCTGGGTATTTGAATCAAGAAAGTTTAAGAAAATAGCTTTATTTCCTCAAGGTTATCCCTCACACAGGGTATTCTATGAGAAAAGTATTAGGAATTTACTTCTATACATGGTAAGATACGACTATTATATTTCCCTAACTAAGATAGAAGCGGATATGGTTAAATCAATAAATCCCTACAAGCACACCAAGTATTTTATCGTAAATGCTGGAGTAGATTTAGATTTATTTAAGGCTGGAAGTGAAAATAGAGAGAATATTATAATGGTAATTCTTAGGGATGAACCTATAAAAAATCCAGACCTAGCCATAAGAACGTTAAATATAGTTTCACAAAGAGAGAAAATAAAAGTTGTATTTGTAATTAATAATGTTAATTTAATTAAAAAATATAAGTTAAATTTTGATTATGAAATTTATTATAGGATTCCATATGAGAAGCTAGCAGAGCTATATAGGAAAGCAAAAGTATTTTTATATACTTCTAGGTTAGAGGGCTTTTCGCTACCTCCGTTAGAAGCTATGGCTAGTGGTACCGCAGTTGTATCAACTGATAACATAGGAATAAGAGAATACGCAATAAATGGTTATAATTGCTTACTTGACAAGGAACATAACGAGGAAAATCTAGCTAATTACGTCTTGGAGTTACTAAGAAACGATAAGCTGAGAGGAAAAATAGTTAAGAACGGCTTAGAAACAGCTAAAAAGTTCTCTTGGGAGAATATAACTGAAAAATGGATAAATATGCTAAATAGAATAGAGGAAGATCTAAAATGA
- a CDS encoding FkbM family methyltransferase, with translation MIFTYGKTKLKVPEGYEYVYYATFIAAEWDFLKVKDMDTVLDAGAFIGDFTVKVARKAKEVVAVEPLPWAFKLLKENVEINNLKNVVLVNKALYDVDGVKLKIVDEGTGSRIGESGVEVDSVSVNSLGKFSVVKMDIEGAEGRVMKSGEWLDYVKQIAVELHGRENIEIIPHLLRERSFVIRFMTRGDLVRNTVRNALLHPISFIKAETRTKVVLKYFKRKYYVPALSGDEYKIVYGRR, from the coding sequence ATGATTTTCACATATGGCAAGACTAAGCTGAAAGTCCCGGAGGGTTACGAATACGTTTATTACGCTACTTTCATAGCTGCTGAATGGGACTTCTTGAAAGTTAAGGATATGGACACTGTGCTTGATGCGGGCGCATTTATTGGGGATTTCACCGTAAAGGTGGCTAGGAAGGCTAAGGAAGTAGTTGCCGTTGAACCTTTACCTTGGGCTTTCAAACTGTTGAAGGAAAACGTGGAGATAAACAATTTAAAGAACGTTGTTTTGGTGAACAAAGCTTTATATGATGTTGACGGTGTTAAACTAAAGATTGTTGATGAGGGGACTGGCTCGAGGATTGGAGAAAGCGGGGTCGAGGTTGATAGTGTTAGTGTGAACTCTTTAGGCAAGTTCTCAGTAGTGAAGATGGACATCGAAGGAGCTGAGGGGAGGGTGATGAAAAGCGGGGAGTGGTTAGACTACGTTAAGCAAATAGCTGTTGAACTCCACGGTAGAGAAAACATAGAGATTATACCACACTTGTTGAGGGAGAGGAGTTTTGTGATCAGGTTTATGACAAGGGGTGATTTGGTTAGAAACACTGTAAGGAACGCGTTACTCCACCCCATTTCGTTTATAAAGGCTGAGACTAGGACTAAAGTGGTCTTGAAATACTTTAAGAGGAAGTACTACGTACCGGCTCTGAGCGGGGATGAGTATAAGATCGTTTACGGTAGGAGATGA
- a CDS encoding glycosyltransferase produces MKIGVFEPIPVNLSIIGGGGVVLRNVLAILKKRGYIVHLFSPFTDKATSTLLSNVTDKIISFNFKKLQNDLLIYGIARLSTILFYLLHNFFNYSYDYTICNTYDNLIGSFDLGYVHFPARKYFSLKDIKKVKSITELIDFITSAKFGESTRIIAANSSFTMKRLKEKINRSAIVLYPPVKIVECENVNEKDDLVVSVGRIVRDKNYDLVINVAKNFSQLKFIIIGRVQDSKYYNELLSRSPSNVYFLTNASEEDKRKILCKAKVIFHAKIDEPFGISVVEGMSAGAVPVVHKSGGTWLDIVEGGRYGYGYLTEEEAIEALKQALSDYSLRREVVEKAKLFDVKNFEDNFLKITNL; encoded by the coding sequence ATGAAGATAGGAGTATTTGAACCAATACCAGTAAATTTATCGATAATTGGGGGAGGAGGAGTAGTATTGCGAAATGTTTTAGCTATTTTAAAAAAGAGAGGATATATAGTCCATTTGTTTTCTCCGTTTACTGACAAAGCTACCTCGACCTTATTATCCAATGTAACAGATAAAATTATATCATTCAACTTTAAGAAATTACAAAACGATTTATTAATTTACGGTATAGCTAGGTTATCTACTATATTATTTTATCTTCTTCATAATTTTTTCAATTATTCGTATGATTATACAATATGTAATACATATGATAATTTAATTGGAAGTTTTGATTTAGGTTATGTACATTTTCCAGCACGTAAATATTTCAGCCTAAAGGATATCAAAAAGGTAAAAAGCATCACAGAATTGATAGATTTTATTACCTCTGCGAAGTTTGGTGAAAGCACTCGTATTATAGCGGCGAATTCGAGTTTTACGATGAAGCGTCTTAAGGAAAAAATTAATCGTTCAGCAATCGTATTGTATCCTCCCGTAAAAATTGTAGAGTGCGAAAACGTTAACGAAAAAGATGATTTAGTAGTAAGTGTAGGGCGGATAGTTAGAGATAAAAATTACGATTTAGTAATTAACGTTGCTAAAAATTTTTCACAATTGAAATTTATCATAATTGGAAGAGTTCAAGACTCAAAATACTATAATGAACTATTATCTAGGTCTCCATCTAATGTTTATTTTCTAACTAACGCTAGTGAGGAGGACAAAAGGAAAATCTTATGTAAAGCCAAGGTTATTTTTCATGCTAAAATTGATGAGCCCTTTGGGATATCTGTAGTTGAAGGAATGAGTGCTGGTGCAGTTCCAGTAGTCCATAAGAGTGGGGGTACATGGCTTGACATAGTGGAAGGAGGGAGATACGGTTATGGGTATCTCACAGAGGAAGAAGCAATAGAAGCTCTTAAACAAGCGTTAAGTGACTATAGTTTAAGGAGAGAAGTTGTAGAAAAAGCAAAGTTGTTCGATGTCAAAAATTTCGAGGATAATTTTCTTAAAATAACAAACTTATAA
- a CDS encoding glycosyltransferase family 4 protein has product MKVLLVAFGDINDPKNGYLIRVSTIYKCLSKEHEATVIQFVNSKASNNKEFINVEIGKNYFSYAVKIIFKSLFSIKLIKSHDKVVVEGSIFLPFIITAKLLRKNVIYDTHGSIVEVSKGLKGIKNFIFRRVIGGLLDSLSTKLSDVVIAVSEDDAQIFRKYTRNKRKVMVVRHSIDIENIPFYEVPNERVRRAIFVGNLHSIQNYEAVKIILKVAERVKDVEFIIVGDGKELFANYPPNVKFVGEVPSLNEYYKEADICFIPLTTGTGIKTKVLECMAYGRPIITTKKGVEGIINYQQLDGVYVVLDANNIDDYISLLTQIRLKRSYENLREYVIENYSTESLCKNLLRIIPQKW; this is encoded by the coding sequence ATGAAAGTACTCCTAGTAGCGTTCGGCGATATTAACGACCCGAAAAACGGGTATTTAATAAGGGTTTCGACAATTTATAAGTGCTTATCTAAAGAACATGAAGCAACTGTAATACAATTCGTCAACTCTAAAGCCAGTAATAATAAGGAGTTTATAAATGTTGAGATCGGTAAAAATTATTTCTCTTATGCAGTAAAAATAATATTTAAATCACTTTTCTCGATCAAACTGATTAAATCCCACGATAAAGTAGTTGTTGAGGGCTCTATTTTCCTTCCTTTTATAATAACGGCCAAGCTTCTAAGGAAGAACGTAATTTACGACACACACGGCTCTATAGTAGAAGTTTCCAAGGGCTTAAAGGGTATAAAGAACTTCATCTTCCGCAGAGTGATAGGAGGCTTGTTAGACTCACTCTCAACTAAGCTTTCAGACGTTGTAATAGCAGTCTCTGAAGATGACGCCCAGATTTTTAGGAAATACACTAGGAATAAGCGAAAGGTAATGGTAGTGAGGCACTCAATTGACATAGAGAATATCCCATTTTATGAAGTACCTAACGAGAGGGTTAGGAGAGCCATTTTTGTAGGGAACTTGCATTCTATTCAAAATTATGAAGCTGTTAAAATTATTTTAAAAGTTGCAGAGAGAGTGAAAGACGTGGAGTTTATAATAGTTGGTGATGGGAAAGAGTTATTCGCTAATTACCCACCTAATGTAAAGTTCGTGGGCGAAGTCCCCTCTCTGAACGAGTATTATAAAGAGGCTGACATATGCTTTATTCCTTTAACTACAGGGACCGGGATAAAGACTAAAGTCCTTGAATGCATGGCTTACGGTAGACCGATAATAACTACTAAGAAGGGCGTAGAGGGAATAATTAATTATCAACAACTCGATGGTGTTTATGTAGTACTAGATGCTAATAATATTGACGATTACATTAGCTTGTTAACCCAAATAAGGCTAAAAAGGAGTTACGAAAATTTGAGAGAATACGTAATAGAGAATTACTCAACCGAATCATTGTGTAAGAATTTATTACGCATAATCCCACAAAAATGGTAG